In a genomic window of Pelomicrobium methylotrophicum:
- the cas6f gene encoding type I-F CRISPR-associated endoribonuclease Cas6/Csy4, giving the protein MEPSVYLDILVRKGSDVTPHDIISFLTQKLHDARRFGKLALAFPTMGVKPGLGDMIRVFAEEREVLDRVCDFFAEDGRVDDYAIVRHPKHVPENVDGYEAYLQRKFARPLSRSRLERLGERGRMLHRFNLDIREKQRKRAGGLEKYPFVTLYSASSRQQFRLFVQRIEATKEQQGEPGGYGLSRANNIIGLPVFS; this is encoded by the coding sequence ATGGAACCGTCCGTCTATCTTGACATCCTGGTGAGAAAAGGATCGGATGTCACTCCTCACGACATCATCTCCTTCCTCACGCAAAAGCTTCACGATGCGCGACGCTTCGGGAAGCTGGCGCTGGCGTTTCCGACGATGGGGGTCAAGCCTGGGCTTGGCGACATGATTCGCGTCTTTGCGGAAGAGCGGGAAGTCCTTGACCGGGTGTGCGATTTCTTCGCGGAAGACGGACGAGTCGATGACTACGCAATCGTGCGGCATCCGAAGCATGTACCGGAGAATGTTGATGGATACGAGGCTTATCTGCAAAGGAAATTTGCGCGTCCTCTTTCAAGATCAAGGCTGGAACGGCTTGGAGAACGCGGCCGGATGCTGCATCGATTCAACCTGGACATCCGCGAAAAACAGAGAAAGCGGGCGGGCGGATTGGAAAAATACCCGTTCGTGACGCTTTACTCGGCATCCTCGCGCCAACAGTTCAGGCTGTTCGTGCAGCGCATCGAGGCAACGAAAGAGCAACAGGGAGAACCAGGCGGTTACGGGCTCTCAAGAGCAAACAATATCATTGGCCTTCCGGTTTTTTCGTAA
- the csy3 gene encoding type I-F CRISPR-associated protein Csy3: MKFASLPSILSVQRCLILSDAAMENVVDGVVKGPVAVIRHGVLGTQNVAGKDKDIKNPQRTESAKTDPDATGMQVSFSMSTILLKNALFACNDQNFRKSIDDFVERFADSGELREVCNRYARNILNGRWLWRNRILGQKITVSVKCGEEREIVQDATRRPSDTFGDYTEQEKELGGLLFKSLTEVPLKFKVSAMIDFGMKGSFEVFPSQNYVDNKPEGFARSLYKRNMINRDDLIRLMRDENPDTFMKDIIYMGDAYIRDQKIGNAIRTIDTWYEGGDDARPIPVEPKGANIETNEVKRENNSLFGLLLDLDSLTPGVDRPNPDAMFVLANLVRGFLAGEKNEKSESSGKAGRRKERKPNQPDLLEENA; the protein is encoded by the coding sequence ATGAAATTCGCCTCCCTTCCCAGCATACTCTCCGTGCAGCGCTGCCTCATCCTGTCCGACGCGGCCATGGAGAACGTCGTCGATGGGGTCGTCAAAGGACCCGTTGCGGTCATCCGGCACGGCGTGCTTGGCACCCAGAACGTCGCCGGCAAGGACAAGGACATCAAGAATCCGCAGCGGACGGAATCGGCCAAGACCGATCCCGATGCGACCGGGATGCAGGTCTCGTTTTCCATGTCGACGATTTTGCTGAAGAACGCGTTGTTCGCCTGCAATGACCAGAATTTCCGCAAATCCATCGATGACTTCGTGGAACGATTCGCGGATAGCGGCGAGTTGCGCGAGGTCTGCAACCGCTACGCACGCAACATCCTCAACGGGCGCTGGCTGTGGCGCAACCGGATCCTCGGGCAAAAAATCACAGTTTCGGTCAAATGTGGGGAAGAGCGCGAGATCGTCCAGGATGCCACGCGGCGCCCGTCTGACACCTTCGGGGATTACACTGAGCAGGAAAAAGAGCTTGGCGGGCTGCTTTTCAAAAGCCTGACCGAGGTCCCGTTGAAGTTCAAAGTGAGCGCCATGATCGATTTTGGCATGAAGGGCAGCTTCGAGGTCTTTCCGTCGCAGAATTACGTCGACAATAAACCGGAAGGATTCGCCCGCAGCCTGTACAAGCGCAACATGATCAATCGTGACGACTTGATCCGTCTGATGCGCGACGAAAACCCGGACACCTTCATGAAGGATATCATTTACATGGGGGATGCCTACATTCGCGACCAGAAGATCGGAAACGCGATCCGCACGATCGATACCTGGTACGAGGGAGGCGATGACGCCAGGCCCATCCCCGTGGAGCCCAAGGGCGCGAACATCGAAACCAACGAGGTGAAACGGGAAAACAACAGCTTGTTCGGGCTCCTCCTCGACCTCGACAGTCTAACCCCCGGCGTAGACCGCCCAAATCCGGACGCCATGTTCGTCCTGGCCAACCTGGTGCGCGGCTTCCTGGCCGGCGAAAAGAACGAAAAGAGCGAGTCGAGCGGCAAGGCCGGAAGAAGAAAGGAGAGAAAGCCTAATCAGCCCGATCTGCTTGAGGAGAACGCGTGA